DNA from Dysgonomonadaceae bacterium PH5-43:
ATCCTATTTTCAGACAGATTAATTCTCGAAGGAGATAGTAAGTCTACATTAAAATCCAAATCTTTCCTTACATTCTCTTGCAATATCTTTTTTGTATTTATATAAGCTATTGTGTCTAAATCTTTTTTATCGCCATAAGCCCACACTTTACACGGAGCAACCGCTATAGAATCTACAAAAACATATCCAGAGGCTGGTGTTATTTTACCATTAATGCGAACTGGAATTTCTTTTTTAGTTAAAGGAGAATATTTAACAGAAATAACTTCTGGTCTAAAAGACAACAATCGTGTAAACGAACTTAAATTATCTACTATTGCAGCATTTACACTACTTCTACTTATGTTGTATAGAGTATCTGTTATAGGTAAATTTGCTAAATCAGCATTTATCGACATTGAATTTTTATTCACCAAATACTTTATAAAAGCAGTTCCTTTATCCGATATTTTTATTATTATTTCTTGAGGAAGAGAATCTTTGAGAATTATCTCTTTAGGAGTATTTACATAGTTTATAGGTATGGCAATCTCTCTCTCTATTTCTTGTTGCAGGTATTGCATAACCCAGAAACCAGAAGCGAGAATTACAAAAACAAAAAAGACCAAAAAATTCTTCCATGTTTCTCCATGAAAGAAAGCCTTGGCCTTTTTAGTAATTTCTTCTTTATTTACTTGCTTGTTCATTAGGAGCCGCAAAAATAGAAGTTTTATCCATTTTCACTCTTACATTGTCCGCAATTTCAATTACGAAAGTTGTATCCTTAACTTCTTTAATTTTGCCGTGTATACCACCTGCTGTAACAATTTTATCGCCTACACCAAGAGCAGCTCTTTGCTTTTCTAACTCTTTCTTTTGTTTTTGTTGTGGACGAATCATAAAAAAGTACATAATAGCAAAAAGAGCCACTATCATAATTAATCCGCTGTAAGGAGAACCTCCTGCTGCTGGAGCTTCAGCTTGTAATAAAATACTTAACATCATATCTTCTTTTGTTTAGTTATTGAGTACAAATATACTTATTTAATTTAAAACTGTTTTAACTTTTGAATAAAACTCCTGTAGTTTTCAATTCATTAACAATACTATCTAATATACCATTTATAAAATTGCTACTATTAGGCGTACTATAAAAATGAGCTAAATCTATGTATTCATTCAAAGAAACACTAACAGGAATTGAGGGAAAGTTTTTAATTTCTGATAAAGCTGTCTGCATTATATA
Protein-coding regions in this window:
- a CDS encoding preprotein translocase subunit YajC (product_source=KO:K03210; cath_funfam=2.30.30.60; cog=COG1862; ko=KO:K03210; pfam=PF02699; smart=SM01323; tigrfam=TIGR00739; transmembrane_helix_parts=Outside_1_14,TMhelix_15_37,Inside_38_105) — encoded protein: MMLSILLQAEAPAAGGSPYSGLIMIVALFAIMYFFMIRPQQKQKKELEKQRAALGVGDKIVTAGGIHGKIKEVKDTTFVIEIADNVRVKMDKTSIFAAPNEQASK
- a CDS encoding hypothetical protein (product_source=Hypo-rule applied; pfam=PF07949; transmembrane_helix_parts=Inside_1_21,TMhelix_22_44,Outside_45_335); the protein is MNKQVNKEEITKKAKAFFHGETWKNFLVFFVFVILASGFWVMQYLQQEIEREIAIPINYVNTPKEIILKDSLPQEIIIKISDKGTAFIKYLVNKNSMSINADLANLPITDTLYNISRSSVNAAIVDNLSSFTRLLSFRPEVISVKYSPLTKKEIPVRINGKITPASGYVFVDSIAVAPCKVWAYGDKKDLDTIAYINTKKILQENVRKDLDFNVDLLSPSRINLSENRINIKAKVEEYTEKTFQLAVKVYNLPDDVSVRFFPSTVEVNCQIALSLYSQLTEEDLEISVDYKDIANSLNPNLIVSLTKKPNWLISYRLLPETIEFLIEKNNLQKAL